From Oscillatoria sp. FACHB-1407, the proteins below share one genomic window:
- a CDS encoding CHASE2 domain-containing protein, with protein MVQHFRFFTNRNRRQSLLKALGGTVLLTSAVVTGAVLLLRQLGALEGAELSAYDTLMQLRQTNDFENRLLVVGISETDIQTRNEFPIEDGTLAQLLERLLENQPRAIGIDIARDVPQGNNRDALLQILEESDLIAATCVLSSKEEPGLAPPPGVPDDRIGFADLPQDRLGVIRRNTLVSTPDISDQPIVKPSLCSDPNSQPLSLSLLLSLMYLEREGITATEAESGDIQIGSTIFHRLSPNAGGYHNEDVVDYQILLNYGGLESIRQVTLTDVLENRIDPNWVRDRVVLIGYTSQTVKDLFFTPLGGDAAERETFMPGVVIHAHATSQILSAVLDQRPLIWYWAEGVEMVWILGWAVVGGVVAWSTRKTLVLVGSEIAALGVLYGICYLIFLNSGWVPLVPPAIALVISAVGVIVVDRANKGGYTQAIYEQVRDQVKVVLKPKIEIDQEKRAKQVSEITETGYFQDLMQRAKTIREKRATEENTGFPKSPKPPEEG; from the coding sequence ATGGTGCAACATTTTCGGTTTTTCACGAACCGCAATCGTCGGCAATCACTTCTAAAAGCCCTGGGTGGCACCGTCTTGCTCACCAGTGCGGTGGTCACTGGGGCGGTGCTACTTCTGCGGCAACTGGGGGCACTGGAAGGCGCAGAACTCAGTGCCTACGACACTCTCATGCAACTGCGTCAGACCAATGACTTTGAAAATCGATTGCTGGTTGTTGGCATCAGTGAGACTGATATCCAAACGCGCAACGAGTTTCCCATCGAAGATGGTACCCTGGCACAACTGTTAGAACGTCTTCTGGAGAATCAACCCCGTGCGATTGGTATCGACATTGCCAGAGATGTACCCCAGGGCAACAATCGGGATGCACTGTTGCAAATTTTGGAAGAGAGCGATCTGATTGCCGCTACCTGCGTTTTGAGTTCTAAAGAGGAACCTGGCTTAGCTCCTCCTCCGGGAGTTCCCGACGATCGCATTGGTTTTGCAGATTTACCCCAGGATCGGTTAGGCGTAATTCGGCGCAACACCCTAGTGTCAACGCCTGACATTTCAGACCAACCGATTGTCAAACCCAGTCTGTGTAGTGATCCCAACAGCCAACCCCTCTCCTTAAGTTTGCTCCTGTCCCTGATGTATTTGGAGCGAGAAGGAATTACTGCCACAGAAGCAGAGAGCGGAGATATCCAGATCGGCTCCACGATTTTTCATCGCCTCTCACCGAATGCCGGGGGATATCACAATGAAGACGTGGTCGATTATCAGATTTTGTTGAACTACGGCGGACTGGAATCGATTCGGCAAGTCACGTTGACCGATGTGTTAGAGAACCGGATCGATCCCAACTGGGTGCGCGATCGCGTCGTCTTAATCGGCTACACCTCCCAAACCGTCAAAGATTTGTTCTTCACTCCACTGGGCGGAGATGCGGCAGAGCGCGAGACATTTATGCCAGGAGTGGTTATTCATGCCCATGCCACCAGTCAGATTTTGAGTGCAGTGCTCGATCAGCGTCCCTTGATCTGGTACTGGGCAGAAGGCGTTGAGATGGTGTGGATCTTGGGCTGGGCTGTGGTCGGTGGCGTGGTGGCGTGGTCTACTCGCAAAACCCTCGTCCTGGTGGGTTCTGAAATAGCTGCGCTGGGGGTGTTATACGGAATTTGTTATCTCATCTTCCTCAACAGTGGATGGGTGCCCCTTGTGCCTCCGGCGATCGCCCTGGTTATTAGTGCTGTGGGTGTCATCGTCGTCGATCGGGCAAACAAAGGTGGCTACACGCAGGCAATCTATGAGCAGGTGCGTGACCAGGTGAAAGTCGTCCTCAAACCCAAGATTGAGATCGACCAGGAAAAACGTGCCAAACAGGTGTCTGAAATCACAGAAACAGGGTATTTCCAGGACTTGATGCAACGTGCCAAAACCATTCGAGAAAAGCGAGCCACTGAGGAAAATACAGGTTTCCCCAAATCGCCAAAGCCCCCTGAAGAGGGTTAG
- a CDS encoding SdrD B-like domain-containing protein, with protein sequence MVDSVSAASSAIAQDASAIALNQFIPQPVILAGAPNGNPPDSPDQRIDPNTRTSPYAGVGSIGVSLPGTGDFLGSGTPISRRHILTAAHLLDFDDDGLNDVLPENVIFNLNFGRILSDRIAAESLQIFPGYQGFDDTVSNDLAIITLSRDLPAGVPIYDLNRQPLTTGTTLTLVGYGTTGDGISGNIPGTASFDQKRVGQNQVDLTLEGAFIYDFDGPNAFSNLFAGVGSGLTLGNTIETSVGPGDSGGPSFIQQGDRLLLAGVNTFAFAFPEGFGLPGTIQGTFGTGGGGVIVSEPDKLAWIDSILATLPPTGSLSGSVWQDANGDGDRDSDETGLAGWTLYLDLNQDGQFNTTEPTSLSNSDGAYQFTGLAAGSYTIAALIQPGWEQTFPTGSPNTYQIQLGNNATIGNLNFGIRQLSTPTPTPTPTPTPTPTPTPTPEPTPTPAPITGTDGNDDLVGTAAADVINGGGGRDRILGADGNDQLNGELGNDSLFGGAGTDTLNGGSGNDVLVGDSGRDALTGGTGRDRFVYLTAQDRVDRITDFDSRQDLIDLRGIFAQPGFDSSEAIADYIRLTQIGAHTVVSVDFNGDIGGIRFNRLAVLENVVTTTVSNSNFWV encoded by the coding sequence ATGGTTGACTCGGTTTCTGCTGCTTCGTCAGCGATCGCACAGGATGCTTCGGCGATTGCTCTCAATCAGTTTATCCCTCAACCCGTGATTTTAGCGGGTGCTCCAAACGGCAATCCCCCTGACTCACCCGACCAACGCATTGACCCCAACACTCGCACCTCCCCCTATGCAGGGGTTGGCAGCATCGGAGTGTCTCTTCCGGGTACAGGAGACTTTTTGGGATCAGGCACCCCGATTAGCCGTCGCCACATCCTCACGGCAGCGCATTTACTTGATTTTGATGATGACGGATTAAATGACGTATTGCCCGAAAATGTCATTTTTAACCTCAACTTTGGGCGCATTCTCTCTGACCGAATTGCGGCTGAGTCATTGCAAATCTTTCCGGGTTACCAGGGCTTTGATGACACCGTCAGCAATGACCTTGCCATCATTACCCTCAGCCGTGATTTGCCCGCAGGAGTGCCGATTTATGATCTCAATCGCCAACCCCTTACCACAGGCACCACTCTAACACTCGTGGGCTATGGCACCACAGGCGATGGCATCTCTGGAAATATTCCCGGCACAGCCAGCTTTGACCAGAAACGGGTGGGACAAAATCAGGTCGATCTGACGCTGGAAGGGGCTTTTATCTACGACTTTGACGGTCCCAATGCTTTCAGCAACTTGTTTGCTGGGGTCGGCTCCGGGTTGACGTTGGGTAACACGATTGAGACGTCTGTGGGTCCTGGTGATTCTGGGGGGCCCAGCTTTATTCAACAGGGCGATCGCCTCTTGCTAGCGGGCGTCAACACCTTTGCCTTTGCCTTTCCTGAAGGCTTTGGCTTACCGGGAACCATTCAGGGAACGTTTGGCACGGGGGGCGGCGGCGTCATTGTGTCAGAGCCAGACAAACTCGCCTGGATTGACAGCATTCTTGCAACCTTGCCTCCCACCGGAAGCCTGTCGGGAAGTGTCTGGCAGGATGCTAACGGGGATGGCGATCGCGACTCTGACGAAACTGGACTTGCGGGTTGGACACTCTATCTTGATCTAAACCAGGATGGGCAGTTCAATACTACCGAACCGACTAGCCTGAGCAACTCCGACGGAGCCTACCAATTCACAGGATTAGCCGCAGGCAGCTACACAATTGCTGCGCTGATTCAGCCAGGGTGGGAGCAGACCTTCCCCACGGGCAGCCCTAACACCTACCAGATACAACTCGGCAACAACGCCACCATCGGCAATCTTAATTTCGGCATCCGCCAACTCAGTACACCAACTCCCACCCCGACGCCGACTCCTACCCCGACGCCGACTCCCACACCCACACCCGAACCCACACCGACTCCTGCCCCAATCACAGGCACCGACGGCAATGATGATCTGGTGGGAACCGCCGCTGCCGACGTCATCAACGGGGGGGGTGGGCGCGATCGCATCCTGGGAGCAGATGGCAACGACCAACTCAATGGCGAACTTGGCAATGACTCCCTGTTTGGTGGCGCAGGGACAGACACCCTGAATGGCGGCAGCGGCAATGATGTCCTGGTCGGTGACAGTGGCAGAGACGCCCTCACCGGAGGAACCGGGCGCGATCGCTTTGTTTACCTCACCGCTCAAGATCGGGTCGATCGCATCACCGACTTTGACAGCAGGCAGGATCTAATCGATTTGAGAGGCATATTCGCTCAACCGGGTTTTGATAGCTCTGAGGCGATCGCTGATTACATTCGCCTGACCCAAATCGGTGCTCATACGGTTGTCAGCGTTGACTTTAATGGTGACATCGGCGGCATCCGCTTCAACCGATTGGCAGTTCTGGAAAATGTTGTCACCACTACGGTGAGCAACAGCAATTTCTGGGTCTAG
- a CDS encoding lysophospholipid acyltransferase family protein: MGNHREPWVSLQLYHLFKWLVVAPMLRGYFRGRSHGLEHIPQQGPLIVVANHASDFDPPILSCCMRRPVSYMAKEELFRVPGLGQAIRLYGAYPVKRGSADRSAIRAALTQLEAGWAVGIFLSGTRTPDGRIPSAKLGAAMVAAKAQVPLLPVSLWGTHRIIAKGRLLPRPVPVTVRVGQVIAPPRSTQREDLEAVTQACVDAIHALHDLGR; this comes from the coding sequence ATGGGTAACCATCGCGAACCTTGGGTCAGTTTGCAACTCTATCACTTGTTCAAGTGGCTGGTGGTTGCGCCGATGCTGCGGGGTTACTTTCGGGGGCGATCGCACGGTCTAGAACACATTCCTCAACAGGGACCGCTGATTGTGGTTGCCAATCATGCCAGCGACTTCGATCCACCGATTTTGTCCTGCTGTATGCGCCGCCCGGTGTCCTACATGGCAAAAGAGGAGTTGTTTCGAGTGCCAGGTCTGGGGCAGGCAATTCGCCTTTATGGAGCCTATCCGGTCAAACGCGGTTCAGCCGATCGCAGTGCCATTCGTGCAGCCCTGACGCAATTAGAGGCAGGATGGGCAGTCGGCATTTTCCTGTCGGGCACTCGTACCCCCGATGGACGCATTCCCTCTGCCAAATTGGGGGCGGCAATGGTGGCGGCAAAGGCTCAGGTTCCTCTACTTCCTGTAAGCCTGTGGGGGACGCACCGGATTATCGCCAAAGGACGATTGCTCCCTCGTCCTGTGCCAGTAACGGTTCGGGTGGGTCAGGTCATCGCCCCACCGCGCTCAACGCAGCGTGAAGACCTGGAGGCTGTGACGCAAGCGTGTGTTGATGCGATTCATGCTCTCCATGATTTGGGACGTTAG
- the fabD gene encoding ACP S-malonyltransferase — MTKTAWVFPGQGSQAIGMGADMFVLPEAQAKLAQAEEILGWSVAEVCQSEDDKVSKTLYTQPCLYTVETLLVDALRSQGHTPNLVAGHSLGEYVALYAAGVFDFETGLRLVKRRAELMDGASEGVMAALMGFDRTELEQKIQETSDVVLANDNNPGQVVISGTAEGVDAVLSQVKAKRAVKLNVSGAFHSPLMASAAAEFQAVLEPVAFSDAQVPVLSNVEPIPATDAATLKERLTRQMTGSVRWREISLQLADDGVERVVEVGPGNVLTGLIKRTCSGLALTNVNSLAALDALEQS, encoded by the coding sequence ATGACTAAAACAGCGTGGGTGTTTCCGGGACAAGGCTCTCAGGCGATTGGCATGGGTGCCGATATGTTTGTGCTGCCTGAGGCTCAAGCCAAATTAGCGCAGGCGGAGGAGATTTTAGGCTGGTCGGTCGCTGAGGTCTGCCAGAGCGAAGATGATAAGGTGTCCAAGACGCTCTATACTCAGCCCTGTCTCTACACGGTTGAGACTCTGTTAGTAGATGCGTTGCGATCGCAGGGACACACGCCCAACTTGGTCGCGGGACATAGCCTGGGAGAATACGTTGCGCTGTATGCGGCGGGTGTTTTTGATTTTGAAACCGGGTTGCGTCTGGTCAAACGCCGCGCTGAACTGATGGATGGGGCTTCTGAAGGCGTGATGGCAGCGTTGATGGGGTTCGATCGCACCGAGTTAGAGCAAAAGATTCAAGAAACCTCGGATGTCGTTTTAGCGAACGACAACAACCCAGGGCAAGTCGTCATTTCAGGCACTGCTGAAGGCGTAGACGCTGTGTTATCCCAGGTCAAAGCCAAGCGAGCCGTTAAGCTGAATGTTAGTGGGGCGTTTCATTCCCCATTGATGGCATCGGCGGCAGCAGAGTTTCAAGCTGTGTTAGAACCCGTTGCCTTCTCCGATGCTCAAGTTCCCGTCCTCTCTAACGTTGAACCGATTCCGGCAACGGATGCAGCCACCCTCAAGGAGCGGTTGACTCGTCAGATGACTGGTTCTGTCCGGTGGCGGGAGATTTCGCTGCAATTAGCAGACGACGGTGTTGAACGAGTGGTTGAAGTGGGTCCGGGGAATGTATTGACGGGCTTAATTAAGCGCACCTGCTCCGGTTTGGCACTGACCAACGTTAATAGCCTTGCTGCGTTAGATGCCCTGGAGCAATCATAG
- a CDS encoding beta-ketoacyl-ACP synthase III, with the protein MPQQQLGLGVAITGCGSAVPSTALDNEGLSQVVETSDEWISSRTGILRRRLADPQTPLRAIAATAAQQALEMAGITPLDVDLIILATSTPDDLFGTASQIQASLGASSAVAFDLTAACSGFVFGLVTASQFIRTGAYSTVLLIGADILSRWVDWSDRRTCVLFGDGAGAVVLQAHTSDRLLGFELRSDGSQNELLNLAYQPEPKALTDTVTIGQGTFHPITMNGQEVYRFAVKRVPEVIEKALFRANLTVNQVDWLLLHQANQRILDAVAQRLSIPSHKVLSNMADHGNTSAASIPLALDEAVRQGKIQPGDVIASAGFGAGLTWGAAIFQWGR; encoded by the coding sequence ATGCCGCAACAACAATTAGGACTGGGGGTCGCCATCACTGGCTGTGGCTCTGCTGTACCCTCTACTGCTTTAGACAATGAGGGCTTAAGCCAGGTTGTAGAGACATCGGATGAGTGGATTTCGTCTCGTACGGGTATTCTGCGGCGACGATTGGCTGACCCACAGACTCCCCTGAGAGCGATCGCCGCGACGGCAGCGCAACAGGCGTTGGAGATGGCGGGTATCACTCCCCTGGATGTTGATCTGATTATTTTGGCGACCTCAACGCCAGATGACCTGTTTGGCACGGCTAGTCAAATTCAGGCATCGTTAGGAGCCTCGTCGGCAGTCGCTTTTGATTTGACAGCCGCTTGTTCTGGCTTCGTCTTTGGGCTGGTGACTGCCTCTCAGTTTATTCGCACTGGGGCTTACAGCACAGTCCTGTTGATTGGAGCAGACATTCTGTCGCGCTGGGTGGATTGGAGCGATCGCCGCACCTGTGTGTTGTTTGGCGATGGGGCAGGGGCAGTCGTGCTCCAGGCTCATACAAGCGATCGCCTGTTAGGGTTTGAGCTACGCAGTGATGGCAGTCAAAATGAGTTGCTCAACCTGGCATATCAGCCAGAGCCTAAAGCGTTGACGGATACCGTCACGATTGGTCAGGGGACGTTTCACCCGATCACGATGAATGGTCAGGAAGTGTACCGCTTTGCGGTCAAGCGTGTCCCTGAAGTGATTGAGAAAGCCCTGTTTCGGGCAAATCTCACGGTGAATCAGGTCGATTGGTTGTTGTTGCATCAGGCAAATCAGCGCATTCTCGATGCGGTTGCCCAGCGTCTTTCCATCCCCAGCCATAAGGTATTAAGCAATATGGCAGATCATGGCAATACCTCGGCAGCTTCCATTCCACTGGCATTGGATGAGGCAGTCCGTCAGGGCAAAATTCAGCCTGGCGATGTGATTGCCAGTGCGGGTTTTGGTGCGGGGCTGACATGGGGTGCAGCAATCTTTCAATGGGGCAGATAA